In the Deinococcus ficus genome, one interval contains:
- a CDS encoding CorA family divalent cation transporter, translating to MTITALLFDADGQDAQLDWTGTLPPLKPHQLLWLDLEAEPAESEQAVLAVLPLDPTDQAALHRHTPGPRLLYRTDHTQLSVNTPPGQSAQAPVRILAAKNLVVTLHAEPAPFLKALHHQLRGDTQLGQLDAAAFLAVLLNYHLESYYALLSPLEDSIDRLDEHILRDPARNHLADLVRLRQRVSVLRRALGAHRMVYAGLASPEFTVFQGDQPETLLTRLFQQYQHAYEAISHTREMVLGSFDLYMTSTGQHTNEIMRVLTVVTVLLGLLGVLAGILGTNFQAGIFKSGEHGFRLMLGGMFLLLVSILSLARWRRWL from the coding sequence ATGACCATCACCGCCCTGCTGTTCGACGCTGACGGCCAGGACGCCCAGCTGGACTGGACGGGCACCCTGCCGCCCCTCAAACCCCACCAGCTGCTGTGGCTGGACCTGGAAGCCGAACCCGCCGAGAGCGAGCAGGCGGTACTGGCCGTGCTGCCCCTGGACCCCACCGATCAGGCCGCCCTGCACCGCCACACGCCCGGCCCGCGGCTGCTGTACCGCACCGACCACACGCAGCTCAGCGTGAACACGCCACCCGGGCAGTCCGCGCAGGCCCCGGTGCGGATCCTGGCGGCGAAGAACCTGGTCGTCACGCTGCACGCCGAACCGGCCCCGTTCCTGAAGGCGCTGCACCACCAGCTGCGCGGCGACACGCAGCTGGGGCAGCTGGACGCCGCGGCCTTCCTGGCCGTGCTGCTGAACTACCACCTGGAGTCGTACTACGCCCTCCTGAGCCCCCTGGAGGACAGCATCGACCGGCTGGACGAGCACATCCTGCGCGACCCGGCACGCAACCACCTCGCGGACCTCGTGCGGCTGCGCCAGCGGGTGAGCGTGCTGCGCCGCGCGCTCGGCGCGCACCGCATGGTGTACGCGGGCCTCGCCAGCCCGGAATTCACGGTCTTTCAGGGCGACCAGCCGGAAACGCTGCTCACGCGGCTGTTCCAGCAGTACCAGCACGCCTACGAGGCCATCAGCCACACCCGCGAGATGGTGCTGGGCTCCTTCGACCTGTACATGACCAGCACCGGGCAGCACACCAACGAGATCATGCGCGTCCTGACCGTCGTCACGGTCCTGCTGGGCCTGCTGGGCGTGCTGGCCGGCATCCTGGGCACTAACTTCCAGGCCGGCATCTTCAAGAGCGGCGAGCACGGCTTCCGCCTGATGCTGGGCGGCATGTTCCTGCTCCTGGTGAGCATCCTGAGTCTCGCCCGCTGGCGCCGCTGGCTGTAA
- the galE gene encoding UDP-glucose 4-epimerase GalE — protein MKLLVVGGAGYIGSHTVRQLRRAGHEAVVFDNLSSGHAQAVPDGVTLVRGDLLNPADIRAALDAHQPDAVIHFAALIEVGESMRAPGRYYRNNVTGSLNLLQAIVDTRKIPLVFSSTAAVYGTTDAVPIPENAAMQPESVYGETKLMTERMIHAFHVAHGLPYTILRYFNVCGAAPEGDIGEAHPNKTHLIELACLTALGQREKMMVFGTDYPTPDGSCIRDYVHVQDLADAHVLAVEALHAAHARGQAGQATYNVGLGHGFSVLEVLDAVDRVTGTPLHREVAPRRAGDPPRLVADATRIVRDLGFTPQFTDLDEIVRTAWNWHRTHPDGFRR, from the coding sequence ATGAAGCTGCTGGTGGTGGGCGGGGCCGGGTACATCGGCTCGCACACGGTGCGGCAGCTGCGCCGGGCGGGGCACGAGGCCGTGGTGTTCGACAACCTGTCCAGCGGGCACGCGCAGGCCGTGCCGGACGGCGTGACCCTGGTGCGCGGCGACCTGCTGAACCCCGCCGACATCCGCGCCGCGCTGGACGCCCACCAGCCGGACGCCGTGATTCACTTCGCGGCGCTGATCGAGGTGGGGGAGAGCATGCGCGCCCCGGGGCGGTACTACCGCAACAACGTGACCGGCAGCCTGAACCTGCTGCAGGCCATCGTGGACACCCGCAAGATCCCGCTGGTGTTCTCCTCGACGGCCGCGGTGTACGGCACCACCGACGCCGTCCCGATCCCCGAGAACGCCGCCATGCAGCCTGAGAGCGTGTACGGCGAGACGAAACTCATGACCGAGCGCATGATTCACGCTTTCCACGTGGCGCATGGCCTGCCGTACACCATCCTGCGGTACTTCAACGTGTGCGGCGCCGCGCCCGAAGGGGACATCGGCGAGGCCCACCCGAACAAGACGCACCTGATCGAACTGGCGTGCCTGACCGCGCTGGGCCAGCGGGAAAAGATGATGGTGTTCGGCACCGACTACCCCACCCCGGACGGCAGCTGCATCCGCGACTACGTGCACGTGCAGGACCTCGCCGACGCGCACGTGCTGGCCGTGGAGGCCCTGCACGCCGCGCACGCCCGCGGGCAGGCCGGGCAGGCCACCTACAACGTCGGGCTCGGGCACGGCTTCAGCGTGCTGGAGGTGCTGGACGCCGTGGACCGCGTGACCGGCACGCCCCTGCACCGCGAGGTCGCCCCCCGTCGCGCCGGGGACCCCCCGCGCCTCGTGGCGGACGCCACGCGCATCGTGCGGGACCTGGGCTTCACGCCGCAGTTCACGGACCTGGACGAGATCGTCCGCACCGCCTGGAACTGGCACCGCACCCACCCGGACGGCTTCCGTCGCTGA
- a CDS encoding pyruvate carboxyltransferase, with amino-acid sequence MTVTDAATPDLFPDAFPPQDFPRYRWTTPPATLPPRAWTTETTHRDGQQGGLPLTTETGLRLYDLMGEFTAGTGAIRQAEFFVYRSADRAMLQGALERWQGGHNPVEPTTWIRASRRDADLVAGLGVRETGMLASASDYHTFHKFTPGGRAQAARTYLDAVHAVLDAGLRPRLHLEDATRAPREFILPFVAQVQRLAAAYPDTQAPRFRICDTMGVGLPLENVEWPRSVPGMVRELIGAGVPGELLEFHPHNDTHLIVANCLAAVMAGCAAINGTLLGQGERSGNAPLEGVLLHLTGMGLVDRPNYPALNALAELYGTLGQGVPAKYPLYGRDAHRTRAGIHADGLNKFWPMYAPFDVPGLLGRPLEVSLTKDSGVAGLIFLIRQHTGQELPKDHPGLQALHASLNAEFDAGRQTAVDWEELAARVHAVLA; translated from the coding sequence ATGACCGTCACCGATGCCGCCACCCCGGACCTGTTCCCGGACGCCTTCCCCCCGCAGGACTTTCCCCGGTACCGCTGGACCACCCCGCCTGCCACCCTGCCTCCCCGCGCCTGGACGACCGAAACCACCCACCGCGACGGCCAGCAGGGCGGCCTGCCCCTGACCACCGAGACTGGTCTGCGCCTCTACGACCTGATGGGCGAGTTCACCGCCGGCACCGGCGCCATCCGGCAGGCCGAATTCTTCGTGTACCGCTCCGCCGACCGCGCTATGCTCCAGGGCGCGCTGGAACGCTGGCAGGGCGGGCACAACCCGGTCGAACCGACCACCTGGATCAGAGCCTCGCGCCGCGACGCGGACCTGGTCGCCGGGCTGGGCGTGCGGGAAACCGGCATGCTCGCCAGCGCCAGCGATTACCACACCTTCCACAAGTTCACGCCCGGCGGCCGCGCACAGGCCGCCCGCACCTACCTGGACGCCGTGCACGCCGTGCTTGACGCCGGCCTGCGCCCCCGGCTGCACCTGGAGGACGCCACCCGCGCGCCCCGCGAGTTCATCTTGCCGTTCGTGGCGCAGGTGCAGCGCCTGGCAGCCGCCTACCCGGACACGCAGGCCCCCCGCTTCCGCATCTGCGACACCATGGGCGTGGGCCTGCCGCTGGAGAACGTCGAGTGGCCCCGCAGCGTGCCCGGCATGGTCCGCGAACTGATCGGGGCGGGCGTGCCCGGCGAGCTGCTGGAATTCCACCCGCACAACGACACGCACCTGATCGTCGCCAACTGCCTCGCGGCCGTGATGGCCGGGTGCGCCGCCATCAACGGCACGCTGCTGGGCCAGGGGGAACGCAGCGGCAATGCCCCCCTGGAAGGCGTGCTGCTGCACCTGACCGGCATGGGCCTGGTGGACCGCCCGAACTACCCCGCCCTGAACGCCCTGGCGGAGCTGTACGGCACGCTCGGGCAGGGCGTGCCCGCAAAGTACCCGCTGTACGGCCGGGACGCGCACCGCACCCGCGCCGGTATTCACGCCGACGGCCTGAACAAGTTCTGGCCCATGTACGCCCCCTTCGACGTGCCGGGCCTGCTCGGCCGGCCCCTGGAAGTCAGCCTGACCAAGGACAGCGGCGTGGCCGGCCTGATCTTCCTGATCCGGCAGCACACCGGGCAGGAACTGCCCAAGGATCACCCCGGGCTGCAGGCGCTGCATGCCAGCCTGAACGCCGAATTCGACGCGGGCCGCCAGACCGCCGTGGACTGGGAGGAACTCGCCGCGCGGGTCCACGCCGTGCTCGCCTGA
- a CDS encoding serine protease, which produces MKKLLALLSLPLALAACGQPAAPTPTPQEQATPAPDPLQAQVINGTASVTGARPYQVALLYSSNGQQFCGGTIIAADWILTAAHCVKGGLPSQVYVRAGSLSATSGGITRTVSSIRIHPSYVDVTRGYDVAVLKLSSPLTYSTTIQAAALPTPTFASTAAAVGTVQTISGWGMTVGGNSSSNSSYLREANLPVISNADCGAQLGSTITSGMICGNKNSQGQTGCHGDSGGPFASKHSNRFYVFGVVSWGTANVCTNATAFARVSEYQPWITMNTGVQPQAPTTTGTTVTYSGIVASGATSYQPGTAGRTYAAGTLSASLSGPSGTDFDLYLQKFNGTSWVDVASSEASSSSESINYAAASGTYRWEVYGYSGSGSYTLTVTAP; this is translated from the coding sequence ATGAAGAAACTGCTTGCCCTGCTCAGCCTGCCTCTCGCCCTCGCCGCCTGCGGCCAGCCCGCCGCCCCCACGCCCACCCCGCAGGAACAGGCGACCCCCGCCCCGGACCCCCTGCAGGCGCAGGTCATCAACGGCACGGCCAGCGTCACCGGCGCCCGGCCCTACCAGGTTGCGCTGCTGTACAGCAGCAACGGGCAGCAGTTCTGCGGCGGCACCATCATCGCCGCCGACTGGATCCTCACCGCGGCGCACTGCGTGAAAGGCGGCCTGCCCAGCCAGGTGTACGTCCGCGCCGGAAGCCTGTCCGCCACCAGCGGCGGCATCACCCGCACCGTGTCCAGCATCCGCATCCACCCCAGCTACGTGGACGTCACCCGCGGATACGACGTCGCCGTCCTCAAACTGTCCTCCCCGCTGACCTACAGCACGACCATCCAGGCAGCCGCGCTGCCTACCCCCACCTTCGCCAGCACGGCCGCCGCCGTGGGCACCGTCCAGACCATCAGCGGCTGGGGCATGACCGTCGGCGGGAACTCCAGCAGCAACAGCAGCTACCTGCGCGAGGCGAACCTGCCGGTGATCAGCAACGCCGACTGCGGGGCGCAGCTGGGCTCCACCATCACCAGCGGCATGATCTGCGGGAACAAGAACAGCCAGGGCCAGACCGGCTGCCACGGCGACAGCGGCGGGCCCTTCGCGAGCAAGCACAGCAACCGCTTCTACGTGTTCGGGGTGGTCAGCTGGGGCACCGCGAATGTCTGCACCAACGCCACCGCCTTCGCGCGCGTCAGCGAGTACCAGCCGTGGATCACCATGAACACCGGCGTGCAGCCGCAGGCTCCCACGACCACCGGCACGACCGTCACGTACAGCGGCATCGTGGCGTCCGGCGCCACCTCCTACCAGCCGGGCACCGCAGGCCGCACGTACGCCGCCGGTACCCTGAGCGCCAGCCTGAGCGGCCCCAGCGGCACGGACTTCGACCTGTACCTGCAGAAATTCAACGGCACCAGCTGGGTGGACGTTGCCTCCAGCGAGGCCAGCAGCAGCAGTGAGAGCATCAACTACGCAGCCGCCAGCGGCACCTACCGCTGGGAGGTGTACGGGTACTCCGGCAGCGGCTCCTACACCCTGACCGTCACCGCTCCCTGA
- a CDS encoding citrate synthase family protein: MTPAHDPTRPDSLTAAEATALLGVKTATLYAYVSRGLIRSEPGPAGTRERRYSAEDVHALLHRAATRRDPGAALQDAVQDAVGGALHWGAPVLDSALTRIADGTLTYRGQNAAELSTHLTVEEVAALLWTGQAGATPALPLRARLTLGAPARATQPVEALAYALTYAATHDLTALDTRPEAQVAQAARVLALLYAALERFEGVPAAPDLPLHARLARAWAVPHGADVLRRALVLLADHELNVSTFTARVAASGGAGLHHATLAALCALQGPQHGLASLDAFELLGHALRGNPREALRDATRRHGRLPGFGHRLYPDGDPRAHDLLSALHAQFPEAPGVQGAATLAALTRAETGEQPNVDLALAALIHALGRPPADAVALFALARSVGWLAHALETVQTGQLIRPRARYVGL, translated from the coding sequence GTGACCCCCGCGCACGACCCCACCCGCCCGGACAGCCTGACCGCGGCCGAGGCCACCGCGCTGCTCGGCGTGAAAACGGCCACGCTGTACGCCTACGTGTCCCGCGGCCTGATCCGCAGCGAACCCGGCCCGGCCGGCACGCGCGAACGGCGGTACAGCGCCGAGGACGTGCACGCCCTGCTACACCGCGCCGCCACCCGCCGCGACCCCGGCGCCGCCCTTCAGGACGCCGTGCAGGACGCGGTGGGCGGGGCGCTGCACTGGGGCGCCCCGGTGCTGGACAGCGCCCTGACCCGCATCGCGGACGGCACCCTGACCTACCGCGGCCAGAACGCCGCCGAGCTGAGCACCCACCTGACGGTGGAGGAGGTGGCCGCCCTGCTGTGGACCGGGCAGGCCGGGGCCACGCCGGCCCTGCCCCTGCGGGCCCGCCTGACCCTGGGCGCCCCTGCGCGCGCCACGCAGCCAGTGGAGGCCCTGGCATACGCGCTCACGTACGCCGCCACGCACGACCTGACGGCCCTGGACACCCGGCCGGAGGCGCAGGTGGCCCAGGCCGCCCGGGTGCTCGCCCTGCTGTACGCCGCTCTGGAGCGTTTCGAGGGCGTGCCGGCCGCGCCGGACCTGCCGCTGCATGCCCGGCTGGCCCGCGCCTGGGCGGTGCCCCACGGCGCGGACGTGCTGCGCCGCGCGCTGGTGCTCCTCGCGGATCACGAACTCAACGTGAGCACCTTCACCGCCCGGGTGGCCGCCAGCGGCGGCGCGGGCCTGCACCACGCCACCCTGGCGGCCCTCTGCGCCCTGCAGGGCCCCCAGCACGGCCTCGCGTCCCTGGACGCCTTCGAGCTGCTCGGGCACGCGCTGCGCGGGAACCCGCGGGAGGCGCTGCGCGACGCGACCCGCCGCCACGGCCGCCTGCCCGGCTTCGGGCACCGCCTGTACCCGGACGGCGACCCCCGTGCCCACGACCTGCTCAGTGCCCTGCACGCCCAGTTCCCGGAGGCGCCGGGCGTGCAGGGGGCCGCGACCCTGGCTGCGCTGACGCGGGCGGAAACGGGCGAGCAGCCCAACGTCGACCTTGCCCTCGCGGCCCTGATTCACGCGCTGGGACGTCCCCCGGCGGACGCGGTGGCACTGTTCGCACTGGCCCGCAGCGTGGGCTGGCTGGCCCACGCGCTGGAAACCGTGCAGACCGGGCAGCTGATCCGGCCGCGCGCCCGCTACGTGGGCCTGTAA
- a CDS encoding MFS transporter: MTTLIPAAPARPAEQARAAISVIFLITGALYATWAVNIPGVRDALNLSAAQIGLALLAVGIGSLISMPLTGGWTGRWGSHQVTRFLVVAAMLSLIPPFFVPDLLTLFLALVLLGFLNGALDVAMNAQGVTVEQGVGRPVMSRLHAYFSLGGLLGAGLGTLLVGRLPMTTHILLVAVVTALAGLLAGRFLIPDRPAPAPRADGSPPVRLLSPAVLLLGALCFLGMLTEGANYDWATLYYRDVLGVPGGNAGIGYAAFVAAMTLGRWFGDRLRTRLGDQTIVRGGALLAALGLALVLLTRHPAAATLGFTLSGLGLSNVVPVMYGTAGHALHGRGIATVATVGYGGFLLGPPAIGFVAEHAGLPAALGLAAAGAALVALLGGRAFGLVRAAGAAQQD; this comes from the coding sequence ATGACCACCCTGATCCCTGCCGCCCCTGCTCGCCCGGCTGAACAGGCCCGCGCGGCGATCAGCGTGATCTTCCTGATCACCGGCGCCCTGTACGCCACCTGGGCCGTGAACATTCCCGGCGTGCGCGACGCGCTGAACCTCAGCGCCGCGCAGATCGGCCTGGCGCTGCTGGCGGTCGGGATCGGCAGCCTGATCAGCATGCCGCTCACCGGCGGCTGGACGGGCCGCTGGGGCAGCCATCAGGTCACGCGCTTTCTGGTCGTGGCCGCCATGCTGAGCCTCATCCCACCTTTTTTCGTGCCGGACCTGCTGACCCTGTTCCTGGCACTCGTCCTGCTGGGCTTCCTGAACGGAGCGCTGGACGTCGCCATGAATGCCCAGGGCGTCACTGTGGAGCAGGGGGTGGGCCGGCCGGTCATGAGCCGCCTGCACGCCTACTTCAGCCTGGGCGGGTTGCTGGGGGCGGGGCTGGGCACGCTGCTGGTGGGGCGGCTGCCGATGACCACGCACATTCTGCTGGTCGCGGTGGTGACGGCCCTGGCGGGCCTGCTGGCCGGCCGGTTCCTGATCCCGGACCGGCCCGCCCCGGCTCCCCGCGCCGACGGCAGCCCGCCTGTGCGCCTGCTGTCCCCGGCGGTGCTGCTGCTGGGCGCCCTGTGCTTCCTGGGCATGCTGACCGAGGGCGCCAACTACGACTGGGCCACCCTGTACTACCGGGACGTGCTGGGCGTGCCGGGCGGCAACGCCGGCATCGGGTACGCGGCGTTCGTGGCCGCCATGACGCTGGGCCGCTGGTTCGGCGACCGGCTCCGCACGCGGCTGGGTGACCAGACCATCGTGCGCGGCGGGGCACTCCTGGCCGCGCTGGGGCTCGCGCTGGTGCTGCTGACCCGGCACCCGGCGGCCGCCACGCTGGGGTTCACGCTGTCCGGGCTGGGGCTGAGCAACGTCGTGCCGGTCATGTACGGCACGGCCGGGCACGCCCTGCACGGGCGCGGCATCGCCACGGTCGCGACCGTCGGGTATGGGGGCTTCCTGCTGGGGCCGCCCGCCATCGGCTTCGTGGCCGAGCACGCCGGCCTGCCGGCCGCGCTGGGCCTCGCGGCGGCCGGGGCGGCGCTGGTCGCCCTGCTGGGCGGGCGAGCGTTCGGACTGGTCCGGGCGGCCGGGGCCGCCCAGCAGGATTGA
- a CDS encoding polyphosphate kinase 2 family protein — protein sequence MKTDRYRVKPGKKVQLGAWNTDDDGGLTKEDAPALGARLSEELAEWQERLFAEGKQALLIVLQARDAGGKDGVVKKVIGDFNPNGVRIANFKVPTEEEAAHDFLWRIHAQVPRKGMVGVFNRSHYEDVLVTRVYGMIDRKGAKARLEHIRNFEALLAGTGTRILKFYLHVSPEEQKERLQARLDEPGKHWKFNPGDLKDREHWDEFTAAYEEALTTSTDDAPWYVIPADRKWYRDLVIGQIILDTLRDMNPQYPSIDFDPKEVRIR from the coding sequence ATGAAAACCGACCGGTACCGCGTGAAACCTGGCAAGAAGGTCCAGCTGGGGGCCTGGAACACGGACGACGATGGCGGGCTCACCAAGGAGGACGCGCCGGCCCTGGGCGCCCGGCTCAGCGAGGAACTTGCCGAATGGCAGGAGCGCCTGTTCGCCGAGGGCAAGCAGGCGCTCCTGATCGTCCTGCAGGCCCGGGACGCCGGAGGAAAGGACGGTGTGGTGAAAAAGGTGATCGGGGATTTCAATCCGAACGGGGTGCGCATCGCGAACTTCAAGGTTCCGACCGAGGAGGAGGCTGCGCACGACTTCCTGTGGCGCATTCACGCGCAGGTGCCGCGCAAGGGCATGGTGGGGGTGTTCAACCGCAGCCACTACGAGGACGTGCTGGTCACCCGGGTGTACGGCATGATCGACAGGAAAGGGGCCAAGGCCCGCCTGGAGCACATCCGGAACTTCGAGGCGCTGCTGGCGGGCACCGGTACCCGCATCCTCAAGTTCTACCTGCACGTCAGCCCGGAGGAACAGAAGGAACGACTCCAGGCACGCCTGGACGAGCCGGGCAAGCACTGGAAGTTCAACCCCGGCGACCTCAAGGACCGGGAGCACTGGGACGAGTTCACGGCGGCCTACGAGGAAGCCCTGACGACCAGTACGGACGATGCGCCCTGGTACGTGATCCCGGCGGACCGGAAATGGTATCGGGATCTGGTGATCGGTCAGATCATCTTGGACACGCTGCGAGATATGAATCCTCAGTACCCGAGCATCGACTTTGACCCCAAGGAAGTCCGCATCCGATAA
- the moaD gene encoding molybdopterin converting factor subunit 1 yields the protein MRVTAVFFARLRREAGTDSLAVELPDRATVREAAAQLEARLGVSLSGCMVAVNETYATPDQPLTEGDEVAFLPPVAGGSDDWCHTEVTPEPLRLEIADRFLVRPECGAQAYFVGTVRSPNAGKRVEHITYEGFEPMAVKVMRTAADAAVERFGPLRVFLQHRLGRLHPGEASILIGVASAHRRAALEACDFLIEDLKRTVPVWKDELDEDGRHWVDGQTPHPTL from the coding sequence ATGCGTGTCACAGCGGTTTTCTTTGCCCGTCTCCGGCGGGAGGCCGGCACCGATTCCCTGGCCGTGGAGCTTCCTGATCGGGCCACCGTGCGGGAAGCCGCTGCTCAACTGGAGGCGCGACTGGGTGTCTCTCTATCTGGCTGCATGGTGGCGGTCAACGAGACCTATGCCACCCCGGACCAGCCGCTGACTGAGGGGGATGAGGTGGCCTTCCTCCCTCCGGTGGCGGGAGGCAGTGATGACTGGTGCCATACCGAGGTCACGCCCGAGCCGCTGCGGCTGGAGATCGCCGACCGGTTCCTGGTCCGGCCTGAGTGCGGCGCGCAGGCGTACTTCGTGGGCACGGTCCGCAGCCCGAACGCCGGGAAACGGGTGGAGCACATCACCTATGAGGGCTTCGAGCCGATGGCGGTGAAGGTCATGCGCACGGCGGCCGACGCGGCGGTGGAGCGCTTCGGCCCGCTGCGCGTCTTTCTTCAGCACCGGCTGGGCCGGTTGCATCCCGGGGAGGCGAGCATCCTGATCGGGGTGGCGAGTGCTCACCGCCGCGCCGCGCTGGAGGCCTGCGATTTTCTGATCGAGGACCTGAAGCGCACGGTGCCGGTCTGGAAGGACGAACTGGACGAGGACGGCCGTCACTGGGTGGACGGTCAGACGCCCCACCCCACGCTGTAA
- a CDS encoding PrsW family intramembrane metalloprotease has translation MTLPPFMTSTAFTLLVSVVFTFGWLYFFVRRDRHPEPLALIARTFAWGMFSWLVAATLGAALHPSFASALTMVLLTAVLEESSKLLAASTALTSPSFDEPMDGLVYAVTAALGFALMENLTYALGFGSGAATWHALLTTLAHAMFSAPQGYALGGLHWQRGRRWVAQGLALSVLLHFAFNGILSGEATPVTLAALALTVLLMILLTSRYYLQFEAEARRLAAERGWLPGRRPPGT, from the coding sequence ATGACCCTGCCCCCCTTCATGACCTCCACGGCGTTCACGCTGCTGGTGTCCGTGGTGTTCACCTTCGGCTGGCTGTACTTCTTCGTGCGCCGCGACCGGCACCCCGAACCGCTCGCGCTGATCGCCCGGACGTTCGCGTGGGGTATGTTCTCCTGGTTGGTGGCCGCCACCCTGGGCGCCGCACTGCACCCCTCGTTCGCCTCCGCGCTCACGATGGTGCTGCTCACGGCCGTGCTGGAGGAGAGCAGCAAACTGCTCGCCGCCTCCACCGCCCTGACCAGTCCGTCCTTCGACGAACCGATGGACGGCCTCGTGTACGCCGTGACGGCCGCCCTGGGCTTCGCGCTGATGGAGAACCTCACCTACGCCCTGGGCTTCGGAAGTGGCGCCGCCACCTGGCACGCCCTGCTCACCACCCTGGCGCACGCCATGTTCAGCGCCCCGCAGGGCTACGCGCTGGGCGGGCTGCACTGGCAGCGTGGCCGCCGCTGGGTGGCGCAGGGTCTGGCCCTGAGCGTGCTGCTGCACTTCGCGTTCAACGGCATCCTGAGCGGTGAGGCCACGCCGGTCACTTTGGCAGCGTTGGCCCTGACCGTCCTGCTGATGATCCTGCTCACCAGCCGGTACTACCTGCAGTTCGAGGCGGAAGCCCGCCGATTAGCGGCCGAACGCGGCTGGCTGCCCGGCCGGCGTCCCCCCGGCACCTGA
- the ruvC gene encoding crossover junction endodeoxyribonuclease RuvC, with the protein MIVLGIDPGLANLGIGLVEGDVRKARHLHHVCLTTESAWLMPRRLQYIHEEVSRLIAEYQPDAVAIEDQILRRQADVAFKVGQAFGVVQLACAQAGVPIHAYGPMQVKKSLVGAGRAEKEQVIYMVKATLGIRDLFNNHAADALALALTHLAHQPMRTAAARLVMG; encoded by the coding sequence ATGATCGTTCTGGGCATCGACCCTGGCCTGGCAAACCTGGGCATCGGACTCGTCGAAGGCGACGTCCGCAAGGCCCGTCACCTGCACCACGTCTGCCTGACCACCGAGAGCGCCTGGCTGATGCCCCGCCGCCTGCAGTACATCCACGAGGAAGTCAGCCGCCTGATCGCCGAGTACCAGCCGGACGCCGTGGCCATCGAGGACCAGATCCTGCGCCGGCAGGCCGACGTGGCCTTCAAGGTCGGGCAGGCGTTCGGGGTGGTGCAGCTCGCCTGCGCGCAGGCCGGCGTGCCGATCCACGCCTACGGCCCCATGCAGGTGAAGAAATCCCTGGTCGGGGCCGGGCGCGCCGAGAAGGAACAGGTGATCTACATGGTCAAGGCCACCCTGGGCATCCGGGACCTGTTCAACAACCACGCCGCCGACGCCCTGGCGCTGGCCCTGACGCACCTGGCCCACCAGCCCATGCGCACGGCCGCCGCCCGGCTCGTCATGGGCTGA
- a CDS encoding HesB/IscA family protein — translation MTAITTPEPQGVTPTPEITISEFGAQKALGILEQSGKDNAGVRVFIKSGGCSGYQYGMAIDDRELDGDLIVHHRGVKLLVDPMSLPLLRGSEVDFVENMMGGGFTVHNPNATSNCGCGHSFRTDGAQSPDGEGSGGCGSA, via the coding sequence ATGACCGCGATCACCACTCCCGAACCCCAGGGCGTGACCCCCACCCCTGAGATCACCATCAGCGAATTCGGCGCCCAGAAGGCCCTGGGCATCCTGGAACAGAGCGGCAAGGACAACGCCGGCGTGCGCGTGTTCATCAAGAGCGGCGGCTGCAGCGGCTACCAGTACGGCATGGCCATCGACGACCGCGAACTCGACGGCGACCTGATCGTCCACCACCGCGGCGTGAAACTCCTCGTGGACCCCATGAGCCTGCCCCTGCTGCGCGGCAGCGAAGTGGACTTCGTGGAGAACATGATGGGTGGCGGCTTTACCGTGCACAACCCCAACGCCACCTCCAACTGCGGCTGCGGCCACTCCTTCCGCACCGACGGCGCCCAGTCCCCCGACGGGGAAGGCAGCGGCGGCTGCGGCAGCGCCTGA